The Deinococcus cellulosilyticus NBRC 106333 = KACC 11606 region TGTTCACACCGTAAGGAGCACTGATCTCATACTCAAAAGGATCATTGCGGTCTGGAAATTGCTTGGTGATGTTGGCTTTCAGGAAGTTGCCCCCACCTGCATACTTGTTGGGCAGGATCATGTCCACCTGACCGTTGGGGTCCACATTGAAAAGGTAGACATAAGCATCCTGATTCACACGGGTGTAAATCTTGACGTTTTCACCAGGGGTGTAGGCCGGAGTGCTGCCCTCTTTGTCCAGCCAGACACTGACTTCAAGGTTGGTGGGAACAGGATTGACAATGATGCGCTGGGGGCTCACCTGGGGAGCTGCCATTGCGTAACTGAGAAGAGCTGTGCCTAAAGCGACTGCGTAGCGTTTCATGACCTCAGCGTAGTGGAAGACACAAACTTCTCGGTGAAAAAAATCTTGCCATTTCTTAAGCAAGGCTGAAGCTTCCCTTGATCCAGCCTGAAGTTTGCCAGAAGCATTTCCTGGGGCGGCGTTTCACGTGAAACAGTTTGAGCTTTGCTGTAAAGCCTGATATAATCCTTTGATATTGCGTCAAGGCACGCCATTGAAATTTTAAGCTTTAGGACACCACAAGCGACCCCAAGGAGCACAATGAGCGAAAAACACCTGGAAATCATTCCGCTGGGCGGAATGGGCGAAATTGGCAAGAACATGTTCGCCTTCCGTTACGCGGATGAAATCATGATCGTGGACGGCGGTCTCGCCTTCCCTGATTCTCACATGCCTGGAATTGACCTGGTCATTCCCCGCATCGACTACCTGCAGCAGAACGCCAGCCTGATCAAGGGCTGGGTGCTCACCCACGGTCACGAAGACCACATCGGGGCCATTCCCTACATCCTGCCCCGGCTTCCCAGGGTGCCCATCTATGGGGCCAAACTGACCCTCGGGCTGCTCAAGGAAAAACTCAGTGAATTCGGTGTCAAAGAAGCCGACCTGATGCTCAAAGAGGTCACCACCGATGACCGCATCAAGCTGAGCAAGTACTTCACCGTGGACCTGTTCCGCATGACCCACTCCATTCCTGACAACTCAGGCATGATCATTCATACTCCAGTGGGCCGCATTGTTCACACAGGCGACTTCAAGCTGGAACAGCACCCCACTGACGGCAAACCTTCCCACCTCTCCAAACTGGCACAGGCAGGCGCAGAAGGTGCCCTGGTCCTGATCTCTGACAGCACCAACGCTGAAAGACCCGGCCAGACCACCAGTGAGCAGGAGGTCGCCAGTGCCATCGAGAAAATAGTGGCACAGGCCAAGGGCCGTGTGTTTGTCACCACCTTTGCCTCCCATGTGCACCGTGTTCAGAACATTGTGCACATCGCAGAGAAACACCGCCGCCGCGTGGTGATGGAAGGCCGCAGCATGGTCAAGTACGCCCAGGTGGCCCAGAACCTCGGTTACCTGACCCTCAAAGACCCCCTGATCAGCACCGATGAGATGGGCGATCTGCAAGACGATCAGGTGCTCTTCATGTGCACCGGTTCCCAGGGCCAGCCCATGAGCGTGCTCTCCCGTCTGGCCATTGGCACCCACGCCAAACTGAGCCTTAAAGCCGGAGACACCGTGATTCTGTCTTCGAGTCCCATCCCCGGAAACGAGGAAGCGGTGAATGCAGTCATCAACCGCCTGTACTCACTGGGTGTGGATGTCTATTACCCCCCCACCTACAAGGTGCACGCCTCTGGTCACGGCAGCCAGGAAGAACTGAAAATGATCTTCAACCTGGTGAACCCCAGATACTTCCTGCCCTGGCACGGTGAGCCCCGCCACCAGATCAACCATGCCCGACTGGCCCAGGCCCTGCCCAACCCTCCCAAGCGCATCATTGTGGCCCAGAACGGGGACATCATCCGGGTCAACAAGGACGAGTTCAAGATCGCTGGAAAAGTCCCCGCCGGAGATGTTTATGTGGATGGCCTCGGTGTGGGCGACATCAACGATGAGATCCTGCTGGACCGCCGCACCATGTCCGAAGATGGCATCCTGATCATCACCGCAGTGCTGCATCCTGAACCTCACGTGGAACTGGTGTCTCGCGGTTTTGTCCGCACCAACCGGGATCTGGAGAACAGCATCCGCAGCGTGGCTCTGGAGGTTCTGGAAGTGGGCATGCGTGAGAAACGCGCCCTTGAAGACATCCGGGACGACATGTACTCCGCAGTGCGAAAATTCGTTCGCAAGGTCACCGGACGCACCCCTGTGCTGATCCCCATGCTGGTGGATTGAGCAGCAAATTTTACCTCTCCTCTACCCTCTTCGCGCAGAAGAGGGTAGTTTTTTAGTATGGAACTCAAACGCATTCGCAGTTTATGGGGCGTGGAAACCCCTCTGGTCCGTGCGCTTCCTGACTTCAAGACAAATGGCTATCAGGGCATTGAGGTGGCCGTGGTCTTCACGCCTGAGTTGAAGCAACTCGCCACCCTGGCCCGGGAACACGAACTGGAAGTGGTTGCCCAGATCCTGACCACTTTCCCAGGCACGCCAAGGACACCCAGAGCACACCTGCAGGCCTTCAAAGATCAGGTGAAGATGGCCCTTCCTCTAAACCCAATCCTGTTCAATGTGCAGGGAGGATGTGACAGCTGGAGCGAACTCGAACAGGACCAGTTCTATGACGATGCTCTGAAGTTTGCAGCAACGCTGGATGTTCCTGTGGCCTTCGAGACGCACAGAGGCCAGCCCACCTTTACCCCGTGGACCACCGCCCGGATTTTACAGACCTTCCCGGACCTGCGCCTCACCTGCGACCTCAGCCACTGGGTGAATGTGTGTGAGAGGCTGCTGGAGGATCAGGAAGACAACATCAGGCTTGCAGCTCAGCACTGCATTCACATTCATGCCCGTGTTGGCCATGAAGAAGGACCACAGGTGACCGATCCCAGTGCTCCTGAATTCGCTGCCCATCTGGCTGCTCATGAGCAGTGGTGGGAGTGGATGTGGGAAGCCCAGAAGGAACGGGGCCAGACCTTCACCACCCTGACCCCAGAGTTTGGTCCTCCCCCCTATCAGCACACCCTGCCTGTTTCACAACAGCCTGTGGGAAATCTGGATGCTGTGTGCAACTGGATGGCTGAGCGACAGCTGCTTCACTTTCAGCAATGGAAAGCATCCATCGAAAACCTTCAATGATCCCATGATATAGAGAGGAGCACCCTGGTGTGCTCCTCTTCTGCTGTACGTCAGTTCTGGTAGCCCAGCAATTCCAGCAGCCGTTCCAGTTCTTCCTGGGAATGGTAGCTCAGTTCGATTTTGCCTTTGTCCTTCCCGGCAATCCGCACTTTGGTTCCAATGTGGCGGGCAAGTTCAAGCTCAATGCTCTTGAAGGTGCGCTCCGGAACTTCCTTTGGGGCTCTGGTTTTGTCTGGGCGTTCCCGCTTCAAGGCTTCGGCGTCCCGCACGTTCAGACCCTTGGTCAGGATTTGCTCCAGGGCCCACAGGCGATCCTCTTCTGGCAGGGCAAGAATGGCCCTGGCATGACCTGCAGTGATCAGCTTCTGTTCGAGGGCATCCAGGGCTTTCTGGGGCAGGGTGAGAAGCCTCAGGGCGTTGGCGACCGTGCTTCTGCCTTTGCCCAGAGCCCTGGCAATGCCTTCCTGGCTGACCCCCTGTTCAAGCAGCTTCTGGTAAGCCACAGCTTCTTCAACTGGGTTCAGATCTTCCCGTTGAAGGTTTTCGATGATGGCGATTTCCAGGGCTTCCAGGTCATCGAAGTTTTTCAATATTACTGGAACTTCGGTCAGGCCAGCGAGTCTGGCAGCCCGCCAGCGGCGCTCGCCGGCAATCAGTTCATGTTTTTCACCCACCTTGCGAACCAGCAGCGGCTGCAGCACCCCTTTTTCTTTGATGCTGGCTGCAAGTTCTGCGAGGGCTTCTGGATCAAAGACCTGTCTGGGCTGGTAAGCGGCCTGCTGGATCTGGTCGATCTGCATCAGGGTCATTTTATCGCCTGAGGCAGGGGCGCTCAGGGGGGATTTGCCCAGCAGGGCATCCAGACCACGGCCAAGGTTAGATCTTTTTGACACGCTGCATCACCTCGTCAGACAGGCGTTTGTAGGCTCCAGCCCCACTGGACATGGGAGAGTAGAGGTTGATGGGTTTCGCATGGCTGGGGGCCTCAGAAAGCCTGACATTGCGCGGGATGACACTCCAGAACACCAGATCTCCGAAGTGGTTGCGCACGTTTTCTTCGATCTGCACCGAGAGGTTGGTGCGTCCATCAAACATGGTGATGACAATGCCAAGCACCTGCAGGGCGGGGTTCAGTCCATCCCTGACCCGCTCGATGGTGTCCATCAGGCCCGCGATGCCTTCCAGCGCATAATACTCGGCCTGCAATGGGACAATCAGGGCATCTGCAGCCACCAGGGCATTGATGGTCAGGGGACCCAGACTTGGTGGAGCATCAATCAGGACCAGATCGTATTTTTCCAGGCCTGCCAGCAGGTTTTTGAGGGCATCGGGCTCATCGGTGAGTTCCACACCTGCACCAGCGAGGTCCGGGGTGGCAGGCAGCACATGCAGATTCTTGATTTCGGTCTGCTGGATGAAGTCGGAGAGACGTGCAGGTTCGCGCAGGGCATCGTATACCCCGGCCTCTGCACCCCGCACCCCCAGACCACTTGAGGCATTGGCTTGCGGGTCAATGTCCACCACGAGAATCCGGCGGCGGGTGTTGGCCAGGTAAGCCGCCAGATTGACTGCTGTGGTGGTTTTCCCCACGCCACCTTTTTGATTGACTAACGCGAGCACTTTCATTACGGACTTCAGTATAACCAGAATAGGCTTCAGACCCGGGTCAGATGTAAAACCACCAGATCGGCATCTTCATCCAGGCTGTGGCGTTCCTCCTGAATGCTGTATGGGCCAAGCCTTTTCGGGGCACTCCATTCTTTTGGTCTTCTGGAGAGCAGGTGCCACTGCTCGGTCACCGTGTGCTGAATCAGTTTGATCAGCACGTCCAGATCGCCAACCGCCTGTGCCGTCACCCAGGAAACAGGTTCTTTGAATTTGCGCACGTCTCCGGCGAAAACCCGCACATTGGCCAGTCCCAGCTGTGAACGGGCGATGTTCAGAAAAGACGCCCTGCGCTGTCGGATCTCACAGAGCACCACCTGAACATCTGGTCGGGCAAGCGCAATGGGAATTCCAGGAAGGCCCCCACCAGACCCCACGTCCAGCAGGGTCTCACCTTCTGGGATGTACTTTGCGTACTCTTCTGCACTGTCCATGTGCATGTCAAAGTGGATTTCCACTGAAGGCCCAAACAGGTCGAGGGCGCGGGAGTATTGCTTGACCAGTGCTTTGTACTTCTGTTTCACGTGAAACATTGTAGCAAGGGAACGCCGAGGGCCGAGGGCCCAGAGCTGAGGGCAAAAAGCATAGGATTTGATCAACCTGTAAAATCATTCAACTGCTGCTGGTAAAAGCCATGCTCTGGGCACAGTAAACCAAAAAACCACCCCAATCTGGGGTGGTCATCGAGTTTGATGTTTTAAACCTGCTGGGTCTTCAGATAAACCAGCAGGGCACTGAGGTCAGAGGTGCGAACCCCTGGCACCCTGGAAGCCTGAGCCACCGTCTGGGGTTGTGCTCTGGAGAGCTTTTCGCGGGCCTCATTGGACATGGCCGTGATCTGGCGGAAGTCGATGCCTGCCAGGCTGCGTTCGCCATATTTGCGTTCAGATTCCAGTTGCTGGCGGCTGCGTTCAATGTATCCAGCGTATTTCACGTGGATCTGCACGCTTTCCTCTTCCAGCCAGTTTGCCATTCCTTTGAGTATGATCCCCAGAGGTTCCAGGTCAGCAAGGGTCATGTCCGGGCGGCGCAGCAATTGCTCACCTGTGATGCCCTGATGGCGCTGAGTGCGCAGCTGGCGGATGCCCTCTTCAATGCGCTGGTACTTCTCCTGAACAGCTTTCAGGAAAGCATCATCGACCAGACCCAGTTCATGGGCAAAGGGGGTCATGCGCTGGTCTGCGTTGTCCTGGCGCACCAGCAGGCGGTGTTCCACCCGGGAGGTCATCATGCGGTAGGGTTCATCGGTGCCCTTGTAGACCAGATCGTCCAGCATGACCCCGATGTAGCTGCCTTCACGGGTGAAAAATTTCTCTTCCAGACCCAGTGCTTTGCGTGCAGCAGCTGTTCCAGCGACCAGTCCCTGTGCGGCGGCCTCTTCGTAACCACTGGTTCCGTTGATCTGTCCTGCTGTGAAAATGCCTGACATGTATCTGGATTCCAGATTGAGGCTCAGTTCCAGAGAATCCACCACATCGTATTCCACAGCATAGGCATAACGCTGGATCACGGCATTCTCAAAGCCGGGAAGGGTGCGAACCATCTGGTCCTGAAGCGCAGGAGGCAGGCTGCTGGAGAAACCTTGCAGGTACACTTCGCTGGTGTCCACGCCGTCTGGCTCGACAAACAGCAGGTGCCTGTCGTGATGAGAGAAACGCACGATCTTGTCTTCAATGCTCGGGCAGTATCGGGGACCAAGGCCCTCAATGTCTCCGGCATACATGGGAGACAGGTGCAGGTTCTCCTGAATCAGACGGTGGGTTTCCGGGGTGGTGTGGGTCTGCCAGGTGGGACTCTTTCTGGCATCAGGACCGGGATTTCCAGTGAAGCTGTAGACCCGATCATCTCCGGGAAGTTCGAGCAGGGCAGCAAAATTCACCGAGTCTGCACGCACCCTGGGAGGGGTTCCAGTCTTGTAACGCTTGAGTGTGTGGCCTCCGCGCTCCAGAGCCTGGGACAGGAAACGGGCAGGAGGCTCCCCCTGACGGCCTTCCGGGCGGGAATGGCGACCATACCAGGTCAGACCCCGCATGAAGGTTCCGGCAGCGATCACCACTGCTTTTGCAGGATAGGTGCGACCATCGATGGTCTGCACCATCCATGTTTCCCCTTCCCGGTACACATCTGCAGCCTCACCCCGGATGATGTCAATGGCCGTGTTGCCCAGCACATATTCCTGTGCTTTTGCAGCGTACTGGTCGCGCTCGTTCTGCACTCGCAGGCTCTGCACGGCAGGCCCTTTTGAGGCGTTCAGCATGCGGCTGTGGATGGCGGTGTCATCGGCGATGCGGCCCATCAGACCACCCATGGCGGTGAGCTCAAAGACCATCTGGCTCTTGCCTGGCCCCCCCACAGCAGGGTTGCAGGGCATGCGTCCAATGGTGGCCGGGTTGGATATCATCATTGCGACAGTGCCGTATTTTGCAGCGGCCCATGCAGCTTCAATGCCTGCGTGGCCCCCTCCAATCACGATCACGTTGAAAACTCTCGACATAACCCATACACTTTACCCTAGTTTTTAGTAGGGGTACTATGAGGCGTGCCACGATACTGCTTTCAGCAGAACTGAGCTCAGCTCAGTTCTGCTTGAGCAAAGCGAATAGAAAGGTCAGGACACTGACTCAAGGTTCAAGCAACATCTGCCTGGATCAGTAGAATGAACAACCCTGGCCCGCCTCTTTCGTTTGTCCGCAGTCAAAGCAGGCAAAAAATGGGGCCCCAGCTGAAATCTAGTGACAACAAGGGAGGCTGTAATCTCTTTGGACATCTGGTCTAATATTCTCGACTACGTGCGGCAGAACATCTCCGATGTGGAGTACCACACGTGGTTCAGGGATGTGAAACCACTCGGTGTGGAGCAGGGTGAATTGATCCTCGGGGTCAAAAACGCCTTCTCCCAGGAGTGGTTCAAGTCCCATTACGTCAAGCTCATCGAGATGGCCATGCGGGACATGGGGGCACAGAACCCCAAAGTCAACTTTCAGGTGCTCCCTGCGGTGCAAGACGCCATGCTGCTGCCTGGCACACCCACCCCGGCACCTGCCCCGGAACCCCGGCCTGCCCCTGCAGTTCACATGGTGACCGAACCCAACCGGGTCAACCTGAATGCCAAATACACCTTCGACAACTTTGTGGTGGGACCCAACAACAATCTGGCCCACGCTGCAGCCGTTGCCGTTGCTGAATCTCCAGGCAGAGCCTACAACCCCCTGTTCATCTATGGGGATGTGGGACTGGGAAAAACCCACCTGATGCATGCGGTGGGGCACTTCGTTTCGGAGCGCCACCCGCACATGCGCATCGAGTACGTCTCCACCGAGTCTTTCACCAATGACCTGATCAATGCCATCCGGGACGACAAGATGACGGCCTTTCGCAACAGGTACCGCTCCATTGACCTCCTGCTTGTGGACGACATCCAGTTTCTGGCAGGCAAGGAAAGAACGCAGGAAGAGTTTTTCCACACTTTCAACGCTCTGCACGAGAACCACAAACAGATCATCCTGTCCTCAGACCGTCCTCCCAAGGACATCGAGACGTTGGAAGCCAGGCTGCGTTCCAGATTCGAATGGGGCCTGATCACCGACATCCAGAGCCCTGAGTTTGAAACAAGGGTGGCCATTCTGAAAATGAATGCCGAAATCCGCAGGATCAGTGTGCCTCAGGATGTGCTGGAACTGATCGCCAAACACGTCACCAGCAACATTCGTGAACTGGAAGGGGCACTGATGCGGGTGGTGGCCTTTGCCAGCCTGAACAACGTGGAGGTGAACCGTTCCGTGGCCGCCAAGGCACTGTCAGAGATCTTCACGCCCAACACCGTTCAGCTGGACATGAATGACATTCTGCGTTCAGTGGCCAATTTTTATGGTGTGACGCCAGAAGCCCTGAAAGGGACCGGGCGGGCCCGCGAGATTGTGATTCCCCGCCAGATGGCGATGTACATGATCCGGGAACTGACCACCCACTCTCTGCCCGAGATCGGTCAGTTTTTCAGCCGTGACCACTCCACGGTGCTGTACGCCATCCAGAAAATGACCGAGCAGATTCAGAAGGACACAGAGCTCACCAAAGTGGCCCAGCAGCTGTCCCAGCGCCTGAAACAGAGCCCAATGTGAAGCCATGTGCAAAAAATCACTTTCTGTGGATAAGTCTGTGGATAAGTCTGTGGATAACCTGTGGATAACCCTGTGGATAACCTGTGGATAACTTTGCCTGTGGATAACCCCTGTACTTATCCACAGGTTATCCACAGGAAAGTGCCAGTTATCCACAACTTTATCCACAAGACGTTTCTCGTGTAGGATGGGCTCCAGGTGGGTTTTCCACAATATCCACAGGCCCTATTACTACTACTGCTGTTAAAAATATCTATATATATAATCTTTAAAAGAGGAGAAAGCCATGCAGATTCAGGTCACCAAAAAGTTCCTCAGTGATGCCTTGAGCACCCTGGAAAGAATCATTCCAGCCAGAAGCAACAACCCTGTTCTCTCCTATGTCAAGATTCAGCCTTCTGACAGAGGAATTTACCTGAGTGGAACCAACCTGGAATTGGACATGGAAGGTTTTGTTCCCGCTCAGGTGGAAAACGGACAGGCCGTGATTGTTCCTGCCCACCTGTTTGCCCAGATTGTCAGGAACCTGCCCGGAGAACTGGTCGAGATCAACCTCAACCAGAGTGAAATCACCCTGACTTCTGGTGGAAGCAACTTCAAACTCCAGACCGGAGACCTCTCCGCCTTTCCAGAGATCCAGTTTCCTTCCCACTCCGATGTGGAGATGGACGCCAAGGAACTGAACCGTTCGCTGAGCAGCGTGCGTTATGCCACGGCCACAGAAGCTTTTCAACAGGTTTTCCGTGGAATCAAGTTTGAGCTTCGTGCCAAACAGGTGCGTCTGGTGGCTTCCGATGGTTTCCGTCTGGCCCTCAGAGATTTCACCGGGTCTGGTGTGGACAGAAACTTGATTGTTCCTGCCAAGAGTGCCGATGAACTGAACCGCATCCTCAAGGAGGGTCTGGTGAAACTCACCTTTGGAGACCACTTGCTCTCTGTGGCCTCAGACCGCACCAAGATGAACATCAAGCTCCTGGATGGTGAGTTTCCTGATTACGAGCGGGTCATTCCCAGCAACATCAAGGTAAAAGTGCAGCTTCCTGCTTCAAAACTCAAGGAAGCAGTTTCGAGGGTGGCCGTACTTGCGGATAAAAACGCCAACAACCGTGTTGAATTTCTGGTCTCGGAGTCCAAGCTTCAATTGATCGCCGAGGGGGATTACGGACGCGCACAGGAAGTTTTAGAGGTACTTCAGGAGGGGAGTGAGCCTGCCATTTCGCTGGGTTTCAATGCCAAGTTCGTTTCGGATGCCCTCGGTCCCATGGAAGGGGATGTGGTGTTGCAACTTTCAGGAGTGACCACCCCAGCCCTTTTCAAGACCACCGATGAATCTGGTTACCTGGCAGTGGTGGTGCCCCTGCGCATCTGAGGCTCGAAGCTGAAGTTCAGCTGTGGGAGGGATAAACATCCCCGAGTTATCCACAGGTTATCCACAGAAAATTGTGGAAAACCCCGATTCTATCAGAGGATCTTGAGGATGTGTACCTCCCTCCCAATTTTCAGGACAGGAGTCCCGGACAAGACAAATTGACGAAAGGCTCTTAAAAATCGGTTATAGTGTCACAGGTACACTTCCCTAGGGAAGTTTTTTAATGGAGGTCATCATGACGAAAATCGCTAACATCATCGCCCGTGAAGTGCTTGACTCCCGTGGTAACCCCACTGTCGAGGCCGAAGTTCACCTCGAAAGCGGTTTCGTTGGCCGTGCCATCGTTCCCTCGGGAGCCAGCACCGGCAGCCACGAAGCCAACGAGCTGCGTGACGGGGGCAAGCGCTACCTGGGCAAAGGTGTGGAAAAAGCTGTGGAGAATGTGGAAAACGTCATTCGCCCGGCCCTCATCGGTGTGGACGCACTCGATCAGGTCAAAGTCGACCAGATCATGCTCGACCTCGATGGCACCCCCAACAAGAGCAAGCTCGGTGGCAACGCCATCCTGGCTGTCTCTCTGGCCAATGCCCGTGCAGCTGCAAGCTACCTGGGCCTTCCCCTCTACCGTTACCTCGGTGGGAACAACGCCAAGGTGCTGCCCGCACCCATGATGAACGTGATCAACGGGGGGGCACACGCCGACAACCGTGTGGACTTCCAGGAATTCATGGTCATGCCCCTCGGCGCTCCCAGCTTCAAAGAAGCCCTGCGTTACGGCGCAGAAGTGTTCCATGCCCTCAAGAAAGTGCTGAAGAAGCGCGGCTACAACACCAACGTCGGTGACGAAGGTGGTTTTGCTCCTGACCTCCAGAGCAACGAAGAAGCCCTCGAAGTGCTGATGGAAGCCATCAAGGACGCTGGCTACGAAGCAGGCAAGGACATCTTCATCGCCCTTGACCCCGCCACCAGCGAACTTTACAAAGACGGCAAATACCACCTTGAAAGCGAAGGTCGCATTCTGACCAGCGAGGAAATGGTGGACTTCTGGGCCGACTGGGCTGCCCGTTACCCCATCGTCTCCATCGAAGACGGCCTGCACGAAGACGACTGGGCTGGCTGGGAACTGCTCACCCAGAAAATCGGCGACAAGGTACAGCTTGTGGGTGACGACCTGTTCGTGACCAACGTCAAGCGCCTCAAACAGGGCATTGACACCAAAGTCGGCAACTCCATCCTGGTGAAAGTGAACCAGATCGGCAGCCTCACCGAAGCGATGGACGCCATCGAAATGGCCCAGAAGGCTGGCTACACCGCAGTGATTTCTCACCGCAGTGGTGAGTCCGAAGACAGCTTCATCGCTGACCTGGCTGTGGCCACCAACGCTGGACAGATCAAGACCGGTTCTGCCAGCCGCAGTGACCGCATCGCCAAGTACAACCAACTCCTGCGCATTGAGCATGAACTCGGTGCTGCAGCTCGATTCCTGGGGAAAGATGCTCTTTAAACGATCCACCAAGATTGTCGCGACCATTGGTCCGGCAAGTGAAAAACCCGAAGTCCTCGAGCAGATGATTGATGCTGGCCTGAACGTGGCCCGCCTCAACTTCTCCCACGGCACCAAAGAAGACCACCAGAAGCGCGTGGACATGATCCGCGCCGCTGCAGCCAAAAAAGGTGTGAACGTGGGCATCCTGCAGGACCTGCAAGGACCCAAAATCCGCACAGGTCGCTTCAAAGATGGTCCTGTCACCCTGGAAAAGGGCCAGAAGTTCATCCTGACCGCCGACGACGTGGAAGGCAACGCCGAAAAGGTGTCCACCACCTACAAGCCCCTTCCCCAGGATGTCAGCGTGGGCATGACCCTGCTCCTCGATGACGGCAACCTTGAGCTGCGCATCAAAGAGATCAAAGGCAACGACATCATCACCGAAGTTGAAATCGGTGGGGTGCTGAGCAACAACAAAGGCATCAACGTGCCCGAAGCCGACCTCTCTGCCCCTGCACTGTCCGACAAGGACATTGCTGACCTCGGGGTCGGTGCAGAAATCGGCGTGGACTGGGTGGCCCTCAGCTTCGTGCGTTCCCGTGACGACCTGATTCTGGCCCGCCACCACCTGAGAATGCTCGGTTCAAGCGCGAAACTGATGGCCAAAATCGAGAAGCCCCAGGCTGTGGACCGCTTCGACGAAATCCTCGCTGAAGCAGACGGCATCATGGTGGCCCGTGGTGACCTCGGGGTGGAAATGCCCACCGAACAGGTCCCCGTGATCCAGAAGATGATCATCCGCAAGTGCCGCGAAGCGGGCAAGCCCGTGATCACCGCCACCCAGATGCTCGAAAGCATGCGCACCAACCCCCGTCCCACCCGCGCAGAGGCCAGTGACGTGGCCAACGCCATCTTCGACGGAACCGACGCCGTGATGCTCTCCGCAGAATCTGCAAGCGGCATGTACCCTGTGGAATCCGTGGGCATGATGTTCAAAATCGCTGAGACCGCTGAAGGCACTTCTCAGTACGAAGAAGAACTCATCAAGATCCCCGAGGATCGCCACACCACCCAGGACGCCATTGCGCACTCTGCAAGCGAAATCGCACGCTTCCTGAACGCCAAGGCCATCGTGTGCTTCACCTCCTCCGGAGCCACTGCAGCACGCGTGTCCCGCCGCCGTCCCCGCAAACCCATCCTGGCCCTCACCCCCAACGACAAAGTGGTGAACCAGCTGGCCCTGATGTGGGGTGTGGTGCCCCTCCTCACCCGTGACCCCAAAGACACCGATGACATGGTGGAGATTGCCGTCCAGACCCTGCAGGATCTGGAGCTGGTGCAATCTGGAGACCGCATCGTGATCGTCGCTGGTGTACCTTTCGGCATGAAAGGAACCACCAACACGCTGCGCGTGGCGCGGATTCCGTAACCTCACCACCCACCCTCACCCCGTCTCACGCCTCCCTCTCCCAGAACTGGGAGAGGGATTTTGCTGTCTTCCTGTTTTCCCATCAAAAACCTCTCCCGCGAAAGTGGGAGAGGGAGCGAAGAGGCAAAGCCTCAAGCGGAGCGAGGGTCAGGCAGGCACAATCCGGGCACTGTTCGCCAGATGCTCCACCTGCTCCACCTGGTAGTAACGCCCGAAGCGGTTTTCCAGGAAGGGTCTCAGGGGCACATCTTCCTGACGCACGAAGCCCTGGGCAGGCAGGAAGTCTTCGGCGTGGAGGTCCAGGACGGCGCACAAAGAAGCTGCGGTGGTGAGCTGGATGGCACTCCAGTGTTGACCGTGGACCATCTGGTCGTAGATTTTGCGGGCGTCGCTGACCTGGGTGAGGCGGCCCTCTTTGTAGCCAGTCACGGTGCAGAAGGTCAGGACCACATCCTGAGGGGTGATGGGAAGGGCGTTTTCCAGAATGTCTTTCAGCATCTCACGGCGCTCGGAGAGGCGCAGATCGCGGATCAGGAACTGCATCAGGTAGCGGTGGCCAGGGTAACGCACGGA contains the following coding sequences:
- the dnaN gene encoding DNA polymerase III subunit beta, producing MQIQVTKKFLSDALSTLERIIPARSNNPVLSYVKIQPSDRGIYLSGTNLELDMEGFVPAQVENGQAVIVPAHLFAQIVRNLPGELVEINLNQSEITLTSGGSNFKLQTGDLSAFPEIQFPSHSDVEMDAKELNRSLSSVRYATATEAFQQVFRGIKFELRAKQVRLVASDGFRLALRDFTGSGVDRNLIVPAKSADELNRILKEGLVKLTFGDHLLSVASDRTKMNIKLLDGEFPDYERVIPSNIKVKVQLPASKLKEAVSRVAVLADKNANNRVEFLVSESKLQLIAEGDYGRAQEVLEVLQEGSEPAISLGFNAKFVSDALGPMEGDVVLQLSGVTTPALFKTTDESGYLAVVVPLRI
- the dnaA gene encoding chromosomal replication initiator protein DnaA; protein product: MSLDIWSNILDYVRQNISDVEYHTWFRDVKPLGVEQGELILGVKNAFSQEWFKSHYVKLIEMAMRDMGAQNPKVNFQVLPAVQDAMLLPGTPTPAPAPEPRPAPAVHMVTEPNRVNLNAKYTFDNFVVGPNNNLAHAAAVAVAESPGRAYNPLFIYGDVGLGKTHLMHAVGHFVSERHPHMRIEYVSTESFTNDLINAIRDDKMTAFRNRYRSIDLLLVDDIQFLAGKERTQEEFFHTFNALHENHKQIILSSDRPPKDIETLEARLRSRFEWGLITDIQSPEFETRVAILKMNAEIRRISVPQDVLELIAKHVTSNIRELEGALMRVVAFASLNNVEVNRSVAAKALSEIFTPNTVQLDMNDILRSVANFYGVTPEALKGTGRAREIVIPRQMAMYMIRELTTHSLPEIGQFFSRDHSTVLYAIQKMTEQIQKDTELTKVAQQLSQRLKQSPM
- the eno gene encoding phosphopyruvate hydratase; translation: MTKIANIIAREVLDSRGNPTVEAEVHLESGFVGRAIVPSGASTGSHEANELRDGGKRYLGKGVEKAVENVENVIRPALIGVDALDQVKVDQIMLDLDGTPNKSKLGGNAILAVSLANARAAASYLGLPLYRYLGGNNAKVLPAPMMNVINGGAHADNRVDFQEFMVMPLGAPSFKEALRYGAEVFHALKKVLKKRGYNTNVGDEGGFAPDLQSNEEALEVLMEAIKDAGYEAGKDIFIALDPATSELYKDGKYHLESEGRILTSEEMVDFWADWAARYPIVSIEDGLHEDDWAGWELLTQKIGDKVQLVGDDLFVTNVKRLKQGIDTKVGNSILVKVNQIGSLTEAMDAIEMAQKAGYTAVISHRSGESEDSFIADLAVATNAGQIKTGSASRSDRIAKYNQLLRIEHELGAAARFLGKDAL
- the mnmG gene encoding tRNA uridine-5-carboxymethylaminomethyl(34) synthesis enzyme MnmG — its product is MSRVFNVIVIGGGHAGIEAAWAAAKYGTVAMMISNPATIGRMPCNPAVGGPGKSQMVFELTAMGGLMGRIADDTAIHSRMLNASKGPAVQSLRVQNERDQYAAKAQEYVLGNTAIDIIRGEAADVYREGETWMVQTIDGRTYPAKAVVIAAGTFMRGLTWYGRHSRPEGRQGEPPARFLSQALERGGHTLKRYKTGTPPRVRADSVNFAALLELPGDDRVYSFTGNPGPDARKSPTWQTHTTPETHRLIQENLHLSPMYAGDIEGLGPRYCPSIEDKIVRFSHHDRHLLFVEPDGVDTSEVYLQGFSSSLPPALQDQMVRTLPGFENAVIQRYAYAVEYDVVDSLELSLNLESRYMSGIFTAGQINGTSGYEEAAAQGLVAGTAAARKALGLEEKFFTREGSYIGVMLDDLVYKGTDEPYRMMTSRVEHRLLVRQDNADQRMTPFAHELGLVDDAFLKAVQEKYQRIEEGIRQLRTQRHQGITGEQLLRRPDMTLADLEPLGIILKGMANWLEEESVQIHVKYAGYIERSRQQLESERKYGERSLAGIDFRQITAMSNEAREKLSRAQPQTVAQASRVPGVRTSDLSALLVYLKTQQV